A window from Hoeflea sp. IMCC20628 encodes these proteins:
- the flhA gene encoding flagellar biosynthesis protein FlhA: protein MADPQALAIQKSNFQGKDMGFAFGIVVILSILFLPIPAFLIDIGLAFSIAFSVLILMVALWIQRPLDFSSFPTILLIATMMRLSLNIATTRVILSEGHLGSDAAGKVIGGFSQMVMSGDFVIGLIVFLILVTVNFIVITKGATRIAEVGARFTLDAIPGKQMAIDADLSAGMIDDKQAQLRRKELELESSFFGSMDGASKFVRGDAIAGLLITGINMFGGIIIGYARHDMQIGEAADVFVRLSVGDGLVSQIPALIVSLAAGLLVSRGGQLGSTDEAVIDQLGGYPRALFASSGLLFLLAVMPGLPFLPFMLLGSGMAFASWIIPRQRDEKARAEAQVIHRGEQDEKDKEKDSVKSILKTAEIELVLGKQVATKLLGSHEELAFRVSKMRKKFATQYGFVVPEIKVSDDISIKDKSYQIRIHGTTVAANDLRVGELLVVLSGSRRPSLPGDEIREPAFGLPALSIPENFAEDLKREGFQPIDNVSVVLTHLSEVIRNNLPQLLSYKDMKILIDRLDPEYRKLADEICTSHMSYSGFQAVLKLLLAERVSIRNLHLILEAVAELAPHVRKTEQIVEHVRIRMAQQLCGDIARNGQLNVLRLGSRWDLAFHQALKRDPKGEVIEFDIDPRMLEEFSEEATKVIREHMDKGVPFVLVTSPDSRPYVRMIVERIFATLPVLSHVEIARGIEIKLLGSIS, encoded by the coding sequence ATGGCCGATCCGCAGGCGCTGGCGATTCAGAAGTCCAACTTCCAGGGCAAGGACATGGGCTTTGCCTTCGGCATTGTCGTCATCCTGTCCATTTTGTTCTTGCCGATCCCGGCCTTTCTCATCGATATCGGTCTGGCGTTTTCGATCGCCTTTTCGGTTCTTATCCTGATGGTGGCGCTGTGGATCCAGCGGCCGCTCGATTTCTCGTCCTTTCCAACCATTCTGCTGATCGCGACGATGATGCGGCTGTCGCTCAACATCGCCACCACCCGTGTCATCCTGTCCGAAGGCCACCTTGGTTCTGACGCAGCCGGTAAGGTGATCGGCGGGTTTTCGCAGATGGTCATGTCCGGCGATTTCGTCATCGGACTTATTGTCTTTCTGATTCTGGTCACGGTGAATTTCATCGTCATCACCAAGGGCGCCACCCGCATCGCCGAGGTGGGCGCCCGCTTCACCCTTGACGCCATTCCGGGCAAGCAGATGGCCATCGATGCCGATCTCTCCGCCGGCATGATTGACGACAAGCAGGCCCAACTCCGTCGCAAGGAACTGGAGCTGGAAAGCTCGTTCTTCGGCTCCATGGACGGTGCGTCAAAATTCGTTCGCGGCGACGCCATTGCCGGACTGTTGATCACCGGCATCAACATGTTCGGCGGTATCATCATCGGTTATGCCCGCCACGACATGCAGATCGGCGAGGCGGCGGATGTCTTTGTCCGGCTGTCGGTCGGCGACGGACTGGTCAGCCAGATCCCCGCCCTGATCGTGTCGCTCGCAGCCGGCCTGTTGGTGTCGCGCGGTGGCCAGCTTGGTTCCACCGACGAAGCGGTGATCGACCAGCTGGGTGGTTATCCACGGGCGCTCTTTGCGTCTTCTGGCCTGTTGTTCCTGCTGGCGGTCATGCCTGGTTTGCCCTTCCTGCCATTCATGCTTCTGGGTTCGGGCATGGCTTTTGCCAGCTGGATCATTCCGCGTCAGCGCGATGAGAAAGCCCGCGCCGAGGCGCAGGTGATTCACCGTGGCGAGCAGGACGAAAAAGACAAGGAAAAGGATTCAGTCAAATCGATCCTCAAGACCGCCGAGATCGAACTGGTGCTGGGCAAGCAGGTTGCGACCAAGCTGCTGGGGTCGCATGAGGAACTGGCTTTTCGCGTATCCAAGATGCGCAAGAAATTCGCCACCCAATACGGGTTCGTCGTTCCAGAGATCAAGGTCTCCGACGACATCTCGATCAAGGACAAGAGCTACCAGATCCGCATTCACGGAACCACCGTTGCCGCCAATGATCTCAGGGTCGGCGAACTGCTGGTGGTGCTGTCGGGGTCGCGTCGTCCGTCCTTGCCGGGTGACGAGATCCGCGAGCCAGCTTTTGGCCTGCCCGCCCTGTCCATTCCGGAAAACTTTGCCGAGGATCTCAAGCGCGAAGGCTTCCAGCCGATCGACAATGTCTCGGTGGTGTTGACCCATCTTTCCGAAGTCATCCGCAACAACCTGCCGCAATTGCTGTCCTACAAGGACATGAAGATCCTCATCGACAGGCTGGACCCGGAATATCGCAAGCTGGCGGACGAAATCTGCACCTCGCATATGTCCTATTCCGGCTTCCAGGCGGTGCTCAAGCTGTTGCTCGCCGAACGCGTCTCGATCCGCAACCTGCATCTCATTCTCGAGGCGGTTGCCGAACTCGCGCCGCATGTGCGCAAGACCGAGCAGATCGTCGAGCATGTGCGCATCCGCATGGCCCAGCAACTGTGCGGCGATATCGCCCGCAACGGGCAGCTCAACGTGCTCAGGCTCGGCAGCCGCTGGGATCTGGCCTTCCACCAGGCGCTCAAGCGCGATCCGAAGGGCGAAGTCATCGAATTCGACATCGATCCGCGGATGCTTGAGGAGTTTTCCGAAGAAGCCACCAAGGTGATCCGCGAACACATGGACAAGGGTGTGCCCTTTGTGCTGGTCACGTCGCCGGATTCGCGGCCCTATGTCCGCATGATTGTCGAACGGATCTTCGCCACCCTGCCAGTGCTGTCCCATGTGGAAATCGCGAGGGGCATCGAGATCAAGCTACTCGGTTCGATCTCGTGA
- a CDS encoding flagellar biosynthetic protein FliQ, with protein sequence MNEADALDIVQTMIWTVLICSGPAVFVAMFVGVGIAFIQALTQVQEITLTFVPKIVAILITVAVSAPFVGAQISTFTNIVFQRIESGF encoded by the coding sequence ATGAACGAAGCTGACGCTCTTGATATCGTCCAGACCATGATCTGGACCGTGCTGATCTGCTCGGGTCCGGCGGTCTTTGTGGCGATGTTTGTCGGGGTCGGCATCGCCTTCATTCAGGCGCTGACCCAGGTTCAGGAAATCACCCTGACCTTCGTTCCCAAGATCGTCGCCATCTTGATCACTGTCGCCGTTTCGGCGCCTTTTGTCGGCGCGCAGATATCGACTTTTACCAACATCGTCTTCCAGCGCATCGAATCCGGGTTCTGA
- the flgD gene encoding flagellar hook assembly protein FlgD, which yields MDVSAVNAITSGTSAAATAAKKTALDYDTFLTLLVQQMKSQDPTDPMDATDQIAQLATFSQVEQTIQTNKNLELLLQSSNLSQAGAIIGRELTNADGTVTGVVDEVRVTTAGLTAILASGQELAVTSGVSIR from the coding sequence ATGGACGTAAGCGCAGTAAACGCCATAACATCCGGAACGTCGGCTGCGGCGACCGCAGCCAAAAAGACCGCACTGGATTATGACACCTTTCTGACGCTACTGGTGCAGCAGATGAAGAGCCAGGACCCCACCGATCCGATGGATGCAACCGACCAGATCGCCCAGCTTGCCACCTTCAGTCAGGTCGAGCAGACGATCCAGACCAACAAGAATCTGGAATTGCTGCTGCAGTCCTCCAATCTTAGCCAGGCAGGGGCCATCATCGGACGCGAACTGACCAACGCTGACGGCACGGTTACCGGAGTGGTGGATGAAGTTCGCGTGACGACCGCAGGCTTGACTGCAATTCTCGCCAGCGGCCAGGAACTTGCCGTGACATCGGGCGTGTCGATCAGGTAA
- the flbT gene encoding flagellar biosynthesis repressor FlbT, protein MKSSLRISLKAGERIFINGAVLRVDRKVALEFLNDVTFLLENHVLQPEQATTPLRQLYFIVQMMLINPEGAEQSMVMFRKSVVMLLTCFTNDEVQIELKHIDGMVTQGRAFEALKAIRALYPVEEQILNSSAMPAGTIDKIRKELAPWT, encoded by the coding sequence ATGAAAAGTTCACTTCGCATTTCGCTCAAGGCCGGCGAACGCATCTTCATCAATGGAGCGGTGCTTCGGGTCGATCGCAAAGTCGCGCTTGAGTTTCTCAATGATGTGACGTTTCTGCTCGAGAACCACGTGCTGCAGCCGGAGCAGGCGACAACGCCGCTCAGGCAGCTCTACTTCATCGTTCAGATGATGCTGATCAATCCCGAAGGCGCCGAGCAGTCCATGGTGATGTTCCGCAAATCCGTGGTCATGCTGCTGACCTGCTTTACCAATGATGAAGTGCAGATCGAGCTCAAGCACATCGACGGCATGGTAACCCAGGGCCGCGCCTTCGAGGCGCTCAAGGCAATCCGTGCGCTCTATCCGGTGGAAGAGCAAATCCTCAACTCATCGGCGATGCCTGCAGGCACCATCGACAAAATCCGCAAGGAGCTGGCCCCATGGACGTAA
- the flaF gene encoding flagellar biosynthesis regulator FlaF has product MYQFSYADVQQDGVAEAREREREAINHSISLLTAAKANGLESRDAIEAVYFVSRLWVRFVEDLASPDNELAEELRANLISIGIWVIKEAERIRQRQSDNFQGIIDISIIIRDGLK; this is encoded by the coding sequence ATGTACCAGTTTTCCTATGCGGATGTTCAGCAGGATGGTGTTGCCGAAGCGCGTGAACGCGAGCGTGAGGCGATCAATCATTCCATATCCCTGTTGACTGCAGCGAAAGCCAACGGCCTCGAATCGCGCGATGCCATCGAGGCGGTTTACTTCGTCAGCCGCCTCTGGGTGCGGTTTGTCGAAGATCTGGCATCACCTGACAATGAATTGGCCGAAGAGCTTCGAGCCAATCTCATCTCGATCGGGATCTGGGTCATCAAGGAAGCCGAACGCATCAGGCAGCGTCAGTCGGACAACTTTCAGGGCATCATCGATATCTCGATCATCATCAGGGACGGGCTGAAATGA
- a CDS encoding flagellar hook-associated family protein: protein MKTSFISNQAMQNAMRLTISRGQTEVQTLQKEIVTGRYADIGLALGAQTSNSITLNNDVTRLKSMQASNSLVTQRLSASQLSLNLMADSAQQMLEAFISVSGADDANRLGVAVRDVEAALGAFTVAANTSSNGEYLFAGINSSEKPLDDYFGAGSAAKAAFDTTFLAHFGYTQDDPQAVNITVTQMDDFITNVLEPAFSGPDWNTNWSSANDTNISSRILTNEVVDSGVNANADGMRKFALAAVIGLELLGSPISSEVRVAVNTRAMEYAGQAITGIDNQRGSLGLSENRVTKANDSLSSQIEILTLHVVDIEGVDAYEASTRMQALLTQVEMSYALTARIQQLNLMNYL, encoded by the coding sequence ATGAAAACCAGCTTCATTTCCAACCAGGCCATGCAGAACGCCATGCGATTGACGATCAGTCGCGGCCAGACTGAAGTGCAGACACTGCAGAAGGAAATCGTCACCGGACGGTACGCCGATATCGGTCTTGCGTTGGGCGCGCAAACCTCCAACAGCATTACCTTGAACAACGACGTCACCCGTCTCAAGAGCATGCAGGCTTCCAACTCGCTGGTCACCCAGAGGCTTTCGGCATCCCAGTTGTCCCTCAACCTGATGGCCGACAGTGCGCAACAGATGCTTGAGGCATTCATCTCCGTCAGCGGTGCAGACGATGCCAACCGGTTGGGGGTTGCCGTTCGCGACGTCGAAGCCGCGCTGGGTGCGTTCACGGTGGCCGCCAATACGTCGTCCAATGGCGAGTACCTGTTTGCCGGTATCAATTCCAGCGAAAAGCCGCTTGATGATTATTTCGGCGCGGGGTCTGCCGCGAAGGCGGCATTCGACACGACTTTCCTCGCTCATTTTGGCTATACACAGGACGACCCGCAGGCCGTCAACATCACCGTCACCCAGATGGATGATTTCATCACCAATGTGCTTGAACCGGCGTTCAGCGGTCCCGATTGGAACACCAACTGGTCGAGTGCGAACGACACCAACATTTCAAGTCGCATCCTGACCAATGAAGTGGTCGATTCTGGGGTCAATGCAAATGCGGACGGCATGCGCAAATTCGCGCTGGCTGCGGTGATCGGTCTGGAATTGCTCGGTTCGCCGATATCCAGCGAAGTTCGTGTCGCCGTCAACACCCGCGCCATGGAATATGCCGGTCAGGCGATAACCGGGATCGACAATCAGCGCGGAAGTCTCGGACTGTCCGAAAACCGCGTGACCAAAGCCAATGACTCGCTGAGCTCGCAGATCGAGATATTGACCCTGCATGTGGTCGATATCGAAGGAGTGGATGCCTACGAGGCCTCCACACGCATGCAAGCCTTGTTGACCCAGGTTGAGATGTCATATGCGCTGACGGCCCGGATCCAGCAATTGAATCTTATGAATTACCTGTAA
- the flgK gene encoding flagellar hook-associated protein FlgK, which translates to MSLSSAINTAQTSLSNYSTQTNVLSRNISNASNPDYSQRNAALATSLAGAQVVSIQRAQDLVLFEKSVSSTAVASGQSTLLDGITNLKDILGGNDYESAPATLIAAMRDTLATYAAKPGESTLAQTALADANTVALGLRDASAAVQNVRLDADQEISRQVHTLNELLSQFEESNNNVYRGTQTGKDVSADLDQRDALLKKISEIVGVTSVTRNGNDMALYTADGTTLFETVARPVTFEASSGFSASLQGNSIYIDGVQLSSGEGATTTARGSLQALLQIRDEYAPEMQGHLDEIARALVVTFAEKDQSAVPTLADQPGLFTWSAGTVPAGATLVPGIAATITINPALVLSLGGNPQLLRDGGINGAAYVANTTGATGFTSQLDSYVIALETPMAFDPAAGLSSSTSLLNFSSDSVGWLELTRSEASSAAVAREATLFRSVESHSNATGVSLDEEMSMLLELEQSYKASARIISVVDEMLQALMASVG; encoded by the coding sequence ATGTCATTGTCATCGGCGATCAATACTGCGCAAACGTCTCTGTCGAATTATTCGACGCAGACAAATGTCTTGTCGCGCAATATTTCCAATGCCTCCAATCCCGATTACTCTCAGCGCAACGCCGCGCTGGCCACCTCTCTGGCGGGCGCTCAGGTTGTCAGCATTCAGCGCGCTCAGGATCTGGTGCTTTTTGAGAAAAGCGTCAGCAGCACGGCCGTGGCCAGCGGCCAGAGCACCCTCCTGGACGGCATCACCAATCTGAAAGACATCCTCGGCGGCAACGACTACGAAAGCGCCCCAGCCACCCTTATTGCCGCGATGCGCGACACCTTGGCCACCTATGCTGCAAAGCCCGGTGAAAGCACGCTTGCCCAAACAGCTCTGGCGGATGCCAACACCGTTGCTCTTGGGTTGCGTGATGCCTCTGCGGCTGTCCAGAATGTCAGGCTTGATGCCGATCAGGAAATTTCACGCCAGGTTCACACGCTCAACGAATTGCTCTCGCAGTTCGAGGAATCCAATAACAATGTCTATCGCGGCACCCAGACCGGCAAGGATGTCAGTGCCGATCTGGATCAGCGGGATGCGCTTCTCAAAAAGATATCCGAAATTGTCGGGGTGACTTCGGTCACCCGCAACGGCAATGACATGGCGCTGTACACCGCAGACGGTACGACACTTTTTGAAACCGTGGCGCGCCCGGTTACATTTGAAGCCTCTTCCGGGTTCTCGGCCTCCCTTCAAGGCAATTCCATATATATCGACGGCGTTCAGTTGTCGTCGGGTGAGGGTGCGACCACCACGGCACGCGGTTCGCTGCAGGCCTTGTTGCAAATCCGCGACGAATACGCGCCGGAGATGCAGGGCCATCTTGACGAAATTGCCCGGGCCCTCGTCGTCACCTTTGCAGAGAAAGACCAGTCGGCGGTTCCAACACTTGCCGATCAGCCCGGCCTGTTCACATGGTCCGCTGGCACCGTTCCGGCAGGCGCAACCCTCGTGCCCGGCATCGCAGCAACTATCACCATCAATCCTGCGCTGGTGCTGTCGCTTGGCGGCAATCCGCAATTGTTGCGTGATGGCGGGATCAATGGCGCCGCTTATGTCGCCAATACCACCGGAGCAACTGGCTTTACCTCACAACTGGATTCCTATGTGATCGCGCTGGAAACCCCGATGGCATTCGACCCGGCCGCCGGGCTTTCGTCATCTACCAGCCTGTTGAACTTCTCCTCCGATTCTGTGGGCTGGCTTGAACTCACCCGCAGCGAGGCCAGTTCTGCCGCGGTAGCCCGCGAGGCGACCCTTTTCCGGTCGGTGGAGTCACATTCCAATGCAACCGGTGTTTCGCTGGATGAGGAAATGTCGATGCTGCTTGAGCTTGAACAGTCATACAAGGCTTCTGCGCGGATCATTTCGGTTGTTGATGAAATGCTGCAAGCGCTAATGGCGTCGGTGGGATAG
- a CDS encoding flagellar hook protein FlgE: protein MSLYGMMQTGASGMNAQASRLSTVADNIANANTTAYKRASTEFSSLILPGSNSTYNSGAVTTNVRYAITEAGPLEFTTSATDLALDGDGFFIVQDSGGIPFLTRAGSFVPDGSGNLVNAAGYTLMGYDYASGPPAPVVNGFDGLVPVNIASGSLTATASTTGVFTANLDASATIVAAADLPSANAATAEYSHKSSLVVYDNLGKEVLLDFYYTKTAADTFEVAVYDRSTGAPNTAFPYTSPALATTTLQFDPANNGLLAAASATDITLNVPGGASLTVDMSKMSQLNYKFTVQNADVNGNAPSAVIDVEISADGTIYSQFENGDLQPLYRIALANVASPDMLRPLAGNVYAQGADSGIITTGFAGSGGFGSIVSGALESSNVDLAQELTDMISSQRSYTANSKVFQTGSDLMDVLVNLKR from the coding sequence ATGAGCCTCTATGGAATGATGCAGACCGGCGCGTCCGGTATGAACGCGCAGGCTAGCCGCCTGAGCACCGTTGCCGACAATATCGCCAATGCCAATACGACCGCCTACAAGAGGGCGTCGACCGAATTTTCCTCATTGATCCTCCCGGGTTCCAACAGCACCTACAATTCCGGTGCCGTGACCACCAACGTCCGCTATGCCATTACCGAGGCAGGGCCGCTGGAATTCACCACGTCAGCCACTGATCTGGCGTTGGATGGTGATGGTTTTTTCATTGTCCAGGATTCAGGTGGAATCCCCTTCCTGACCCGTGCCGGATCGTTTGTTCCTGATGGCAGTGGAAATTTGGTCAATGCCGCCGGTTACACTCTGATGGGCTATGACTACGCCAGCGGTCCGCCCGCGCCGGTGGTCAATGGCTTCGATGGTTTGGTCCCGGTCAATATTGCCTCCGGCAGTCTGACTGCGACCGCATCGACGACGGGTGTGTTTACTGCCAACCTCGATGCCAGCGCCACGATCGTTGCGGCTGCCGATCTTCCGTCAGCGAATGCTGCGACTGCGGAATACTCTCACAAGAGTTCGCTGGTGGTTTACGATAATCTGGGCAAGGAAGTCTTGCTCGATTTCTATTATACGAAAACTGCAGCCGATACCTTTGAAGTCGCTGTGTATGACCGGTCGACTGGCGCTCCCAACACGGCCTTTCCCTACACATCTCCGGCGCTTGCCACCACCACGCTGCAATTTGATCCGGCCAACAACGGATTACTGGCTGCAGCTAGTGCGACAGACATCACGCTCAACGTACCCGGCGGTGCGTCACTGACCGTCGATATGTCGAAAATGTCCCAATTGAATTACAAGTTCACGGTCCAGAACGCCGACGTCAACGGCAATGCACCCAGCGCTGTGATTGATGTCGAGATCTCCGCCGATGGCACGATTTACTCTCAGTTCGAAAACGGTGATCTGCAGCCATTGTACCGGATTGCGCTGGCAAACGTCGCCAGCCCGGACATGCTCCGGCCACTGGCCGGCAACGTCTATGCGCAAGGGGCCGATTCCGGAATCATCACGACAGGCTTTGCCGGTAGCGGTGGCTTTGGATCAATCGTTTCAGGTGCCTTGGAAAGCTCCAACGTCGATCTGGCCCAGGAGCTGACGGACATGATTTCGTCGCAGCGCAGCTACACCGCCAACTCCAAGGTCTTCCAGACAGGTTCTGACCTGATGGATGTCCTTGTCAATCTCAAGCGTTAG
- a CDS encoding response regulator transcription factor: MIVVVDDRQLVKDGYTSLFGREGVPSATFDSIEFGEWVQTAADADLDAVEAFLIGQGQMTLDLPRAIRDRSQAPVIAVSDTPSLESTLAFFDSGVDDVVRKPVHPREILARAAAIRRRLKAVTNHVDIGPIRVYSDGRDPEIENRPFALPRRERRILEYLVANRGRRVTKQQIFNAIYGIFDEDVEENVVESHISKLRKKLRKRLDFDPIDSKRFLGYLIDWA; the protein is encoded by the coding sequence ATGATCGTAGTGGTTGATGATCGGCAATTGGTTAAAGACGGATACACTTCCCTTTTCGGACGGGAAGGGGTGCCTTCGGCAACTTTTGATTCCATAGAATTCGGCGAATGGGTCCAGACAGCGGCGGATGCGGATCTGGATGCTGTCGAGGCGTTCCTCATCGGGCAAGGCCAGATGACGCTGGATTTGCCACGCGCAATTCGCGACAGGTCACAAGCTCCGGTCATCGCTGTCAGCGATACGCCGTCGCTTGAATCGACTCTGGCGTTCTTCGATAGCGGTGTTGACGATGTCGTCCGCAAGCCGGTTCATCCGCGCGAAATCCTGGCCCGTGCAGCGGCAATTCGGCGGCGCCTCAAGGCGGTGACGAACCATGTCGATATCGGGCCGATCCGGGTTTATTCCGATGGCCGCGATCCCGAGATTGAGAACCGCCCCTTCGCCCTTCCCAGGCGCGAACGGCGCATTCTGGAATACCTCGTGGCCAACCGAGGCCGCCGGGTAACCAAACAACAGATTTTCAATGCGATATACGGGATCTTTGATGAAGACGTCGAAGAGAATGTGGTGGAGAGCCATATCTCCAAACTGCGCAAGAAACTGCGCAAGCGTCTTGACTTCGATCCCATCGATTCCAAGCGCTTTCTTGGTTACCTGATTGATTGGGCTTGA
- a CDS encoding transglycosylase SLT domain-containing protein has protein sequence MNTLRMLVLALVALTAFISEGSSPRQAAAVTSICEAEILSAARAHGVPPGILHSVGLTETGRKGSLYPYALNIEGRTVFAKSRTDAIREFDRARADGKTLIDLGCMQINYRYHGAKFASVAAMLDPHANVDYAARFLARLHARHETWTMAVARYHAGPDNDPAQKHYVCRVIANLVATGHGAWTPQAKAFCN, from the coding sequence ATGAACACACTTCGAATGTTGGTTCTGGCACTGGTCGCTCTGACGGCGTTTATCTCTGAGGGCAGCTCGCCTCGCCAAGCAGCGGCGGTCACCAGCATTTGTGAAGCCGAAATATTGAGTGCTGCGCGAGCCCATGGTGTCCCGCCTGGAATATTGCATTCCGTCGGACTGACTGAAACCGGACGCAAGGGGTCGCTCTATCCTTATGCGCTCAACATTGAGGGGCGAACTGTTTTTGCCAAAAGCCGCACCGATGCGATCCGGGAATTCGATCGTGCCCGCGCCGACGGCAAAACTCTGATTGATCTGGGCTGCATGCAGATCAATTATCGTTATCACGGCGCCAAATTTGCTTCCGTGGCCGCCATGCTCGATCCGCACGCCAATGTTGACTACGCCGCACGGTTTCTCGCCCGATTGCATGCGCGCCACGAAACCTGGACAATGGCGGTCGCCCGGTATCACGCGGGCCCTGACAATGATCCGGCGCAAAAACATTACGTCTGCCGTGTAATTGCCAACCTTGTCGCCACGGGCCACGGCGCATGGACGCCTCAGGCAAAGGCATTCTGCAATTAA
- a CDS encoding flagellar hook-length control protein FliK, whose product MQRQVPARASTGLGESVAAESKGGTGNAAFSAILFGEQRSAAGNRGRLDTNDRSDAEADAETVDTEEYATDNQSLLASSGSDEMLTLLSGLMSSAAFSEEPGKLVSAETPPDEVMAAESGIDEVASGVLTATQQMNPTTSASKVTNLTSEDQDAKSGLQGQAKSDSVETPQSKSDARANNASPAIALNAASAAPGLAPALSIGAGQGAQSPTKAQSSEVTADKQKKSAAPRDGLGALGVSREASPTSMAEPRTAETKPSGTAEPRTAETKASGNDRPSGASERNGGGAATKEALAALGLSREASPASTAEIKASGNDGLSGASGRKSASVDRQPDEQIEAKPRTVEVVESRRFMPATQVSGNAQLLTSALGEAGDAALAAQRSAPTGAAAGAAAPQTGQTLHTLKLQLNPMSLGSVTAVMKLSGEALSVELKVESAEAYRQLSDDSQSIVKSLRAQGYAVEQITIQHVASPDKSANQGFSGGFQGNEPGDAKSSGGNNNGNNTNQQNQQGRQGHEHTSNVGSGTGRSDGVYL is encoded by the coding sequence ATGCAACGGCAGGTGCCGGCACGGGCGTCAACCGGCCTGGGCGAGAGCGTCGCCGCAGAGTCGAAGGGTGGGACGGGGAATGCTGCATTTTCAGCAATTCTTTTCGGAGAACAACGTAGTGCCGCAGGCAATCGGGGTCGGCTCGACACCAATGATCGCAGCGACGCCGAGGCAGATGCCGAGACCGTCGACACCGAAGAATATGCCACAGACAACCAGTCGCTGTTAGCCTCCTCCGGTTCCGACGAAATGCTGACCTTGCTGTCGGGCTTGATGTCCAGTGCCGCCTTCAGTGAAGAACCCGGAAAGCTTGTGTCGGCGGAAACACCGCCTGACGAAGTTATGGCAGCCGAGAGTGGAATTGACGAAGTGGCTTCAGGTGTTCTGACAGCAACTCAACAGATGAACCCAACCACATCTGCCTCGAAAGTCACAAACCTGACGTCTGAAGACCAGGACGCCAAGTCAGGCCTTCAGGGGCAGGCAAAGTCCGATAGTGTCGAGACCCCCCAGTCGAAGTCCGACGCCAGGGCAAACAATGCTTCGCCGGCTATCGCGCTGAACGCGGCCTCTGCTGCTCCCGGTCTTGCTCCTGCGCTAAGCATAGGTGCCGGTCAGGGTGCGCAATCGCCCACCAAAGCGCAGTCTTCCGAGGTCACCGCGGACAAACAGAAGAAGTCAGCCGCACCCCGGGATGGGCTTGGCGCGCTGGGTGTTTCGAGGGAGGCATCTCCCACCAGCATGGCTGAGCCCCGGACAGCGGAAACCAAACCTTCAGGCACCGCTGAGCCCCGGACAGCCGAAACCAAAGCCTCCGGCAATGATCGGCCTTCCGGCGCTTCAGAGCGAAACGGCGGCGGCGCCGCAACCAAGGAGGCACTGGCAGCACTTGGTCTTTCGAGGGAGGCATCTCCCGCCAGTACGGCTGAAATCAAAGCCTCCGGCAATGATGGACTATCTGGCGCTTCAGGGCGAAAGAGCGCCAGCGTCGATAGACAGCCCGACGAGCAGATCGAGGCGAAGCCGCGCACTGTCGAAGTCGTAGAATCGCGCCGGTTCATGCCAGCAACACAAGTGTCAGGCAACGCGCAATTGCTGACCAGCGCATTGGGTGAGGCCGGTGATGCCGCTCTCGCTGCGCAGCGTTCGGCACCAACAGGAGCAGCCGCTGGCGCTGCCGCGCCTCAGACCGGGCAGACTCTGCACACACTCAAGCTTCAACTCAATCCGATGTCGCTCGGCAGCGTCACCGCCGTCATGAAACTTTCCGGTGAGGCGCTGTCCGTCGAGCTCAAGGTCGAATCTGCCGAAGCCTACCGTCAGCTGTCCGACGACAGTCAGTCGATTGTCAAATCCTTGCGTGCCCAGGGGTATGCCGTTGAGCAGATCACCATCCAGCATGTGGCCAGTCCCGACAAGTCCGCCAATCAGGGATTTTCTGGTGGCTTTCAGGGCAATGAACCCGGTGATGCGAAATCTTCCGGTGGAAACAACAACGGAAACAATACAAACCAGCAGAATCAGCAGGGGAGACAAGGGCATGAACACACTTCGAATGTTGGTTCTGGCACTGGTCGCTCTGACGGCGTTTATCTCTGA